From Nicotiana tabacum cultivar K326 chromosome 15, ASM71507v2, whole genome shotgun sequence, the proteins below share one genomic window:
- the LOC142169940 gene encoding uncharacterized protein LOC142169940 encodes MDIFTDMVEDIMQVFMDDFSVVVDSFDDCLRNLKRVLKRCVETNLALNWERSHFMVHEDFEELKKRLVTSSIIVAPDWEQPFELMRDANDYAVGAVLGQRKDKVMHPIYYASRTLSGAQLNYTVTEKEMLAVVFTFDKFRSYLIGSKACHASPYDGHFGGVRIAGNVLESGFYWPTLFKDAHIWVKGCNECQRTGNISRRYEIPMNPIQEVEVFDVWVIDFMGPFVSSHGNKYILVAVDYVSKWVEAAALRTNDAKGIIGFLRKSIFTRFGTPRAIISDRGTHFCNRAFAKLLEKYDVCHKDATPYHSQTSGQVEVSNKEIKSILTKTVNTTRTDWERKLDDALWAYLELEHIALWALGQLNLDIEAVGTCRVTELHELDEFHYHAFDSTRLYKERMKMMHDKKILKRTFKPGDMVLLYNSRLRLFSGKLKSRWSGPFSVVEIHPTGAIEIAAANDSRMFRVNGNRLKHYLGMEDAKVVSVTHLLEPPRLSEP; translated from the exons atggacATCTTCACTGATATGGTTGAGGACATCATgcaggtctttatggatgatttctcggtGGTGGTAGACTCATTTGATGATTGCCTAAGGAATTTGAAAAGAGTGCTGAAAAGATGTGTCGAGACGAATCTGGCACTCAACTGGGAAAGGTCCCATTTCATGGTAcatgaag AttttgaggaattgaagaagaggcTGGTGACATCATCCATCATAGTTGCACCTGACTGGGAGCAGCCGTTTGAGCTGATGCGTGATGCAAACGACTATGCTGTGGGAGCAGTGCTTGGACAGCGCAAAGACAAAGTCATGcatccaatatattatgctagtAGAACTTTGAGTGGTGCCCAACTAAattacacggtgaccgagaaggAGATGCTAGCAGTGGTGTTCACATTTGACAAATTTAGGTCATACCTGATAGGCTCTaag gcgtGTCACGCGTCACCATATGATGGCCATTTCGGGGGAGTAAGGATAGCTGGAAATGTCTTGGAGTCGGGCTTCTACTGGCCGACATTGTTCAAAGACGCACACATATGGGTGAAAGGTTGTAATGAATGCCAACGAACCGGGAATATTTCCCGCCGATATGAGATTCCTATGAACCCAATTCAGGAGGTAGAAGTGTTTGATGTATGGGTAATCGATTTCATGGGGCCTTTCGTCAGCTCACATGGCAACAAGTACATACTCGTAGCTGTGgactacgtgtccaaatgggtagaagctgcagcGCTCCGTACAAATGATGCAAAAGGGATAATTGGCTTTTTGAGAAAGAGTatattcacccgatttggcactccaagggcaaTAATTAGTGAcagaggcactcacttctgcaatCGAGCCTTCGCAAAGTTGTTAGAAAAGTATGATGTATGTCACAAGGACGCCACCCCATACCATTCACAAACGAGTGGACAAGTGGAAGTTTCGAACAAAGAGATAAAGAGCATTTTAACAAAGACTGTGAATACTACAAGAACGGATTGGGAGAGAAAACtagatgatgcactatgggcttacc TGGAATTGGAGCATATAGCTTTGTGGGCATTGGGGCAGCTTAATCTTGATATAGAAGCTGTGGGCACATGTAGAGTCACAGAGTTacacgagcttgatgagtttcattACCACGCTTTTGATAGCACAAGattatacaaggagagaatgaaaatGATGCATGATAAAAAAATTCTTAAGCGGACTTTTAAACCCGGAGATATGGTATTGCTATACAAttcaagattgaggttattttcgGGTAAATTAAAGTCAAGATGGTCAGGACCATTTAGTGTGGTAGAGATTCACCCGACCGGAGCCATAGAGATTGCTGCAGCAAATGACTCTCGCATGTTTAGGGTCAATGGGAACAGGTTAAAACATTATTTGGGCATGGAAGATGCGAAAGTAGTGTCGGTGACCCATTTGCTCGAGCCACCAAGATTAAGCGAGCCTTAA